One window of the candidate division TA06 bacterium genome contains the following:
- a CDS encoding tetratricopeptide repeat protein, whose amino-acid sequence MEFDNNRHKYKVARLWLAGQDTEAAGGYWPFALLNKKADLLQTLGDWENAEMVYQSNVAWLENAGQLGYLTETQNRLAQLLTNMGNYEAAFELFRKSGEDPNQEP is encoded by the coding sequence ATGGAATTTGACAATAACCGACATAAATACAAAGTAGCTAGATTATGGCTGGCCGGACAGGACACCGAGGCAGCGGGCGGATACTGGCCCTTTGCCCTGTTGAACAAGAAGGCCGACCTGCTGCAGACCCTGGGCGATTGGGAAAATGCCGAAATGGTCTACCAGAGCAACGTGGCTTGGCTGGAAAACGCCGGCCAGCTTGGCTATTTAACCGAGACCCAGAACCGCCTGGCCCAGTTATTGACAAATATGGGGAATTATGAAGCAGCCTTTGAGCTTTTCCGGAAATCGGGAGAAGATCCAAACCAAGAACCGTGA